One genomic segment of Styela clava chromosome 3, kaStyClav1.hap1.2, whole genome shotgun sequence includes these proteins:
- the LOC120342020 gene encoding uncharacterized protein LOC120342020 encodes MKYTFGYLKSIRGQTLDVTCRPEYAIVLFAILDLLFCVPATAYQIIINTFSEETWKESHSELYTVTIVHMVLTVILGITAIGFSRCNPKVQTGLTITQRITSIMLLYLMKNENFETFFSITIWLATSFGITQVISEAVSLSVNDTSKMTERSRLQMFAMTWIPASIITMITTIAANFLGDENLDLRYFILYTLGMELLITISYYTQVISMASNRKDGNNDEKNNNRKDFEMISIEKYEDNSVIAQNIV; translated from the exons ATGAAGTATACGTTTGGATATTTGAAGTCTATAAG GGGTCAAACATTGGATGTAACATGTCGCCCAGAATACGCGATTGTTTTGTTCGCAATATTGGACTTGCTGTTTTGTGTTCCCGCTACTGCATATCAGATCATCATCAACACATTCAGTGAGGAAACATGGAAAGAATCGCACAG TGAACTGTACACTGTAACAATCGTTCATATGGTGCTCACTGTAATATTAGGAATTACAGCAATCGGATTTTCg AGATGTAATCCAAAAGTACAAACAGGACTGACAATCACACAAAGAATAACAAGCATCATGTTGTTATATTTGATGaagaatgaaaattttgaaactttcttttcaataacaatatg GCTGGCAACATCATTTGGAATCACGCAAGTAATAAGTGAAGCAGTCTCATTGTCAGTAAACGATACATCAAAG aTGACAGAAAGATCCAGATTACAGATGTTTGCTATGACATGGATACCTGCTTCAATAATAACAATGATCACAACGATTGCCGCCAATTTTTTGGGAGATGAAAATCTTGATCTGagatatttcatttt ataCACATTGGGAATGGAACTTCTGATAACAATTTCATACTACACTCAAGTAATAAGTATG GCAAGTAATAGAAAAGATGGCAacaatgatgaaaaaaataacaacagAAAAGATTTCGAAATGATTAGTATTGAAAAATACGAAGACAACTCAGTTATTGCACAAAACATTGTTTGA